The Xanthobacter flavus genome includes a window with the following:
- a CDS encoding NAD-glutamate dehydrogenase — MNVMGFQAGAHGLHDETALAAVKALIEREAPHLPAGFADIFLAAVAPEDLAPLPPACVVLLLREAWAHVAGRPKGQPSVRVFNPPLPGPAMTVIEAVNDDMAFLFDSVAGELADRGLVVKLAAHPILHVERDGDGAVRGLEAPGPHGLSEGNRESLIHIHVTAIDDSAVGELKAGLERTLADVRAANLDFSAMRKQVRSLSKGYRREKRPYGDEAREEAADVLEWLTEENFIFLGLRHYELTEDGLKAEENSGLGILRDPDVQELRLGDAPVVTTPEIRAFLEGPTPLLFTKASLRSRVHRRDVMDYVGIKAHDEKGRLIGEVRLIGLFASTAYTHSLREIPYLRLKAASVIRGAGLEPDSHSARALSTVLETYPRDDLFQIDVATLLGHAREILSLYDRPRLKVLARADRFDRFVSVLTFLPRERFDAQVRDRVGAILETSYGGTVTAFEQEFVAGLPLTRVHYDIGRTEGRIPEVDKGELERAVADAILTWRDRLSAAVTTTPGIEAGDAARLARRYVEAFDPGYRAAYGVPRALADIELLERLSEERPVALDFYRREGDDNRRIALRLISFGAPLPLAARVPMLENMGLKAINERTFRIEPAGGPKSWVHDMSLERADGGSISVEGSAVRLEDCLNAVLRGAAENDGYNALVLDAGLSFREAALVRALGRYLRQAGIPFSQDYIWQTLNRHGSLARAIVGLFHARFDPALDTAAEARAAREAPLRATIDEALADVSSLDEDRILRRFVNLVDAALRTTYYQKDAQGRLREPIAIKFESAKVEGLPLPRPLYEVFVYSPRVEGVHLRFGKVARGGLRWSDRPQDFRTEILGLVKAQQVKNAVIVPVGAKGGFVPKRLPVGGTREAVFAEGTAAYEVFVSSLLDLTDNLKGGAVVPPADTVRLDGDDPYLVVAADKGTATFSDTANAISERHGFWLDDAFASGGSVGYDHKAMGITARGAWEAVKRHFREMDIDIQTTPVTVAGVGDMSGDVFGNGMLLSSALKLVAAFDHRHIFLDPDPDPATSFTERRRLFDLPRSSWADYNAGLISKGGGIFPRSAKSIDLSEEVRALLRFPKASATPAELINAILKAPVDLLFFGGIGTYVRASTETDAQAGDRANDAVRITAADLNAKVIGEGANLGMTQRGRIEAARKGVRLNTDAIDNSAGVNTSDVEVNIKIALAKPLEMGDLSMPDRAALLKQMTDEVARLVLVNNYDQTLALSLAQLKGADDLAFQQRLMQMLEARGELDRAVEFLPSDAEIADRRSRGEHLTRPELAVLLAYAKLALKDDLLGSSVPDDAYLSGELVHYFPHELQERYPHAIETHRLHREIIATGLANAIVNQGGPSAMARISDQTGGDAASIARAFAAVRDSYHLPELTAAIDALDNKVDGHVQLQLYAAVQDLMVGRTIWFIGNVSFADGIAGVVERYRSGVAAVAAALDESLPDVWRKDRAARISDLVAQSVPEELARRVASMPALAAASDIALIAETTGKAIPSAASTFFAAGRYFAIDDLLTQSRSILAPDYYDRLALDRSLAQLETFLRRITEAMLAEGVSGEAAVDAYVGRRREEVERMRRTVRDIAQSGLSLSKLTLAASLLGDLVKG; from the coding sequence ATGAACGTCATGGGATTTCAAGCCGGTGCGCACGGACTCCACGACGAGACGGCTCTGGCCGCGGTAAAGGCGCTCATCGAGCGCGAGGCGCCTCACCTGCCGGCGGGCTTCGCCGACATCTTCCTCGCCGCCGTGGCGCCGGAAGATCTGGCGCCCCTCCCCCCGGCCTGCGTCGTGCTGCTGTTGCGCGAGGCGTGGGCCCATGTGGCCGGCCGCCCCAAGGGTCAGCCGAGCGTGCGGGTGTTCAATCCCCCGCTGCCGGGGCCGGCCATGACCGTCATCGAGGCGGTGAACGACGACATGGCCTTCCTGTTTGACTCGGTCGCCGGCGAACTCGCCGACCGGGGGCTGGTGGTGAAGCTCGCGGCCCATCCCATCCTGCATGTGGAGCGGGACGGCGACGGCGCGGTGCGCGGGCTTGAGGCGCCCGGCCCCCACGGCCTGTCCGAGGGAAACCGCGAAAGCCTCATCCATATCCATGTCACGGCCATCGACGACAGCGCAGTGGGTGAGCTGAAGGCCGGTCTGGAGCGGACGCTCGCCGATGTCCGCGCCGCCAATCTCGATTTCTCCGCCATGCGCAAGCAGGTCCGGAGCCTCTCAAAGGGATACCGGCGCGAGAAGCGGCCCTACGGCGACGAGGCCCGCGAGGAGGCCGCCGACGTTCTGGAATGGCTGACCGAGGAGAATTTCATCTTCCTCGGCTTGCGCCATTACGAATTGACCGAGGACGGCCTGAAGGCGGAGGAGAACAGCGGCCTCGGCATCCTGCGCGATCCCGATGTCCAAGAACTGCGCCTCGGCGACGCGCCAGTGGTGACCACGCCCGAGATCCGCGCCTTCCTCGAAGGCCCCACGCCGCTGCTCTTCACCAAGGCGAGCCTGCGCTCGCGCGTCCACCGGCGGGACGTGATGGACTATGTGGGCATCAAGGCCCACGACGAGAAGGGCCGGCTCATCGGCGAGGTGCGCCTCATCGGCCTGTTCGCCTCCACGGCCTACACCCACTCCTTGCGCGAAATTCCCTATCTGCGCCTCAAGGCGGCCTCGGTGATCCGCGGCGCGGGGCTTGAGCCGGACAGCCATTCGGCCCGCGCGCTCTCCACCGTGCTGGAGACCTACCCGCGCGACGACCTGTTCCAGATCGACGTGGCGACGCTGCTCGGCCACGCCCGCGAGATCCTCTCGCTCTATGACCGGCCGCGCCTGAAGGTGCTGGCGCGGGCAGACCGGTTCGACCGCTTCGTCTCCGTGCTCACCTTCCTGCCGCGCGAGCGCTTCGACGCGCAGGTGCGCGACCGCGTGGGCGCGATCCTTGAGACGTCCTACGGCGGCACGGTCACGGCCTTCGAGCAGGAATTCGTCGCCGGTCTTCCGCTGACCCGGGTGCATTACGACATCGGCCGCACCGAGGGGCGCATTCCCGAGGTGGACAAGGGCGAGCTGGAGCGGGCGGTGGCGGACGCCATCCTCACCTGGCGCGACCGTCTCTCCGCTGCCGTCACGACGACGCCCGGCATCGAAGCCGGGGACGCGGCCCGCCTCGCCCGCCGCTATGTGGAGGCGTTCGATCCCGGCTACCGCGCCGCCTACGGCGTGCCGCGCGCCCTGGCCGATATCGAGCTGCTGGAGCGCCTGTCGGAGGAGCGGCCCGTCGCCCTCGATTTCTACCGCCGGGAGGGCGACGACAACCGGCGCATCGCGCTGCGCCTCATCTCCTTCGGTGCCCCCCTGCCGCTGGCGGCGCGCGTGCCCATGCTGGAGAACATGGGCCTCAAGGCCATCAACGAGCGCACGTTCCGCATCGAGCCCGCCGGCGGCCCCAAGAGCTGGGTGCACGACATGTCGCTGGAGCGGGCGGACGGCGGCTCCATCTCGGTGGAGGGCTCCGCCGTGCGCCTCGAGGATTGCCTCAACGCCGTGCTGCGCGGCGCGGCGGAGAATGACGGCTACAACGCCCTCGTGCTCGATGCCGGCCTCAGCTTCCGCGAGGCGGCGCTGGTGCGCGCGCTCGGCCGCTACCTGCGGCAGGCGGGCATCCCCTTCTCGCAGGACTACATCTGGCAGACGCTGAACCGCCACGGCAGCCTCGCCCGCGCCATCGTCGGCCTGTTCCACGCCCGCTTCGACCCGGCTCTGGACACCGCCGCCGAAGCCCGCGCCGCCCGCGAGGCGCCCCTGCGCGCGACCATCGACGAAGCGCTAGCCGACGTCTCCAGCCTCGACGAGGACCGCATCCTGCGGCGCTTCGTGAACCTCGTGGATGCGGCGCTGCGCACCACCTATTACCAGAAGGATGCGCAGGGCCGCCTGCGCGAGCCCATCGCCATCAAGTTCGAGAGCGCGAAAGTGGAGGGGCTGCCTTTGCCCCGCCCGCTCTACGAGGTGTTCGTCTATTCGCCCCGTGTGGAGGGCGTTCATCTCAGGTTTGGCAAGGTGGCGCGCGGCGGCCTGCGCTGGTCCGACCGGCCGCAGGATTTCCGCACCGAGATCCTCGGCCTCGTGAAGGCGCAGCAGGTGAAGAACGCGGTCATCGTGCCAGTGGGCGCCAAGGGCGGCTTCGTGCCGAAGCGCCTGCCCGTGGGCGGCACGCGCGAGGCGGTCTTTGCCGAGGGTACGGCGGCCTATGAGGTGTTCGTCTCCTCGCTGCTCGACCTCACCGACAATCTGAAGGGCGGCGCCGTGGTGCCGCCGGCCGACACGGTGCGCCTCGACGGGGATGATCCCTACCTCGTGGTGGCGGCCGACAAGGGCACGGCCACCTTCTCCGACACCGCCAACGCCATCTCGGAGCGGCACGGCTTCTGGCTCGACGACGCATTCGCGTCCGGCGGCTCGGTCGGCTACGACCACAAGGCCATGGGCATCACCGCCCGCGGTGCCTGGGAAGCGGTGAAGCGCCACTTCCGCGAGATGGACATCGACATCCAGACGACGCCCGTCACCGTGGCCGGCGTGGGCGACATGTCCGGCGACGTGTTCGGCAACGGCATGCTCTTGTCCTCGGCGCTGAAGCTGGTGGCGGCGTTCGACCACCGCCACATCTTCCTCGATCCCGATCCGGACCCGGCCACCTCGTTCACCGAGCGGCGCCGCCTGTTCGATCTGCCCCGTTCTTCCTGGGCTGACTACAACGCCGGCCTCATCTCGAAGGGCGGCGGCATCTTCCCGCGCAGCGCCAAGAGCATCGACCTCTCCGAAGAGGTCCGCGCCCTGCTGCGCTTTCCGAAGGCCAGCGCCACGCCGGCGGAGCTGATCAACGCTATCCTCAAGGCGCCGGTGGACCTGCTCTTCTTCGGCGGCATCGGCACCTATGTGCGCGCCTCCACCGAGACCGACGCCCAGGCCGGCGACCGCGCCAACGACGCGGTGCGTATCACCGCCGCCGATCTCAATGCCAAGGTCATCGGCGAGGGCGCCAACCTCGGCATGACCCAGCGCGGGCGCATCGAGGCGGCGCGCAAGGGGGTGAGGCTCAATACCGACGCCATCGACAATTCGGCCGGCGTGAACACTTCCGACGTGGAGGTGAACATCAAGATCGCCCTCGCCAAGCCCCTGGAGATGGGCGACCTCAGCATGCCCGACCGCGCGGCGCTGCTGAAGCAGATGACGGACGAGGTGGCACGCCTCGTCCTCGTCAACAACTACGACCAGACCCTCGCCTTGTCCCTCGCCCAACTGAAGGGCGCGGATGACCTCGCCTTCCAGCAGCGCCTCATGCAGATGCTGGAGGCGCGGGGCGAACTCGACCGCGCGGTGGAGTTCCTGCCCTCCGACGCCGAGATCGCCGACCGGCGCTCGCGCGGCGAGCACCTCACCCGGCCCGAGCTGGCGGTGCTCCTCGCATATGCCAAGCTCGCCCTGAAGGACGATCTCCTCGGCTCCAGCGTGCCGGACGATGCCTATCTCTCCGGCGAGCTGGTGCATTACTTCCCGCACGAGCTGCAAGAGCGCTATCCCCACGCCATCGAGACCCACCGGCTCCACCGCGAGATCATCGCGACGGGCCTCGCCAACGCCATCGTCAACCAGGGCGGCCCCTCCGCCATGGCCCGCATCTCCGACCAGACCGGCGGGGATGCCGCTTCCATCGCCCGCGCCTTCGCGGCGGTGCGCGACAGCTATCACCTGCCGGAACTGACCGCCGCCATCGACGCGCTGGACAACAAGGTGGACGGGCACGTCCAGCTCCAGCTCTACGCGGCGGTGCAGGACCTGATGGTGGGGCGCACCATCTGGTTCATCGGCAACGTCTCCTTCGCGGACGGCATCGCCGGGGTGGTGGAGCGCTACCGCAGCGGCGTCGCGGCCGTCGCCGCCGCGCTCGACGAGAGCCTGCCGGACGTCTGGCGCAAGGACCGCGCCGCGCGCATCTCGGATCTCGTTGCCCAAAGCGTGCCGGAAGAGCTGGCCCGCCGCGTCGCCTCCATGCCGGCGCTCGCCGCCGCCTCGGACATCGCGCTGATCGCCGAGACCACGGGCAAGGCGATTCCCAGCGCCGCGAGCACCTTCTTCGCGGCGGGTCGCTACTTCGCCATCGACGACCTGCTCACCCAGTCGCGCAGCATCCTCGCGCCCGACTATTACGACCGGCTGGCGCTGGACCGCTCGCTGGCCCAGCTTGAGACCTTCCTGCGTCGCATCACTGAGGCGATGCTGGCCGAGGGCGTTTCCGGCGAGGCTGCCGTGGACGCCTATGTGGGCCGTCGCCGCGAGGAGGTGGAGCGCATGCGCCGCACGGTGCGCGACATCGCCCAGTCCGGCCTCAGCCTGTCCAAGCTGACGCTGGCCGCGAGTCTGCTGGGCGATCTGGTCAAGGGATGA
- a CDS encoding peroxidase-related enzyme (This protein belongs to a clade of uncharacterized proteins related to peroxidases such as the alkylhydroperoxidase AhpD.) yields MALAIPPAELDAANQAYFDKCVEKIGFVPNVLQAYTLDMAKLNAFAGMYNDLMLAPSGLSKLEREMIAVVVSSINRCYYCLTAHGAAVRQLSGDPILGEQMVMNYRAARLDPRRRAMLDFAAKLTESPHAVEEEDREGLRRVGFSERDIWDIGAVVGFFNMSNRIASATDMRPNEEYHAQARTPKA; encoded by the coding sequence ATCGCCCTCGCCATTCCTCCCGCCGAGCTGGATGCGGCCAACCAGGCGTATTTCGACAAATGCGTCGAGAAGATCGGCTTCGTTCCGAACGTGCTGCAGGCCTATACGCTGGACATGGCGAAGCTCAATGCCTTCGCCGGCATGTATAACGACCTGATGCTCGCCCCCTCCGGCCTGTCGAAGCTGGAGCGGGAGATGATCGCCGTGGTCGTGTCCAGCATCAACCGCTGCTATTACTGCCTCACGGCGCACGGCGCGGCGGTGCGCCAGCTCTCCGGCGATCCTATCCTCGGCGAGCAGATGGTGATGAACTATCGCGCCGCCCGCCTCGACCCGCGCCGCAGGGCGATGCTCGACTTCGCCGCCAAGCTCACGGAGAGCCCGCATGCGGTCGAGGAAGAGGACCGCGAGGGTTTGCGCCGGGTCGGCTTTTCCGAGCGCGACATCTGGGACATCGGCGCCGTGGTCGGCTTCTTCAACATGTCGAACCGCATCGCCTCGGCGACCGACATGCGCCCGAACGAAGAATACCACGCCCAGGCCCGCACGCCGAAAGCGTGA